Proteins from a genomic interval of Desulfofustis limnaeus:
- the potC gene encoding spermidine/putrescine ABC transporter permease PotC: MKIVRWLYFSLIFAYLYVPIAILVGNAFNSNRYGLSWDGFTLQWFVAMWNNPGLMEAAKHSLAVAFCAATVATVIGALAAIGFTFYRFTGRRMLQGTLMTLMMAPDIILAIALLVLFVMLGVSLGFWSLLLAHITFCLPFTTMTVSARLQGFDPFLLDAARDLGASESQVIRRVVLPLLSPALIASWLLSFTLSLDDVIVSSFLTGPSFDVLPLKIFSMVKVGVKPEVNALSTLMVALSLVLVVISQLLLKEKEHAR; encoded by the coding sequence ATGAAAATCGTGCGCTGGCTCTACTTCTCCCTCATTTTCGCCTATCTCTATGTGCCGATCGCCATCCTGGTGGGCAACGCCTTCAACAGCAATCGCTACGGCCTAAGCTGGGACGGCTTCACCCTGCAGTGGTTCGTCGCCATGTGGAACAACCCCGGCCTGATGGAGGCCGCCAAACACTCGTTGGCCGTGGCCTTCTGCGCCGCCACCGTGGCCACCGTGATCGGCGCCCTGGCCGCCATCGGTTTCACCTTTTACCGGTTTACCGGGCGCCGTATGCTCCAGGGAACCCTGATGACGCTGATGATGGCACCGGATATCATCCTCGCCATCGCACTGCTGGTACTCTTCGTCATGCTCGGCGTCTCGCTCGGTTTCTGGTCGCTGCTGCTGGCCCATATCACCTTTTGTCTGCCCTTCACCACCATGACCGTTTCCGCCCGGCTGCAGGGTTTCGACCCGTTTCTGCTGGATGCCGCCCGGGATCTGGGCGCCTCGGAGAGCCAGGTGATTCGCCGGGTCGTTCTGCCTTTGCTGAGCCCGGCCCTGATTGCCAGCTGGTTACTCTCCTTTACGCTGTCGCTCGATGATGTTATTGTCAGTTCGTTTCTTACCGGCCCGTCTTTCGACGTACTGCCGTTGAAAATTTTCTCGATGGTCAAGGTCGGGGTAAAACCAGAGGTCAACGCACTCTCGACCCTGATGGTTGCCCTGTCCCTGGTATTGGTCGTCATTAGTCAGCTTTTATTGAAGGAGAAAGAACATGCACGGTAA
- the potA gene encoding spermidine/putrescine ABC transporter ATP-binding protein PotA — MNNPVLSIRGVSKSFDEQIALAEFSLDVAHGEFITLLGPSGCGKTTLLRLIAGFEFLDCGAILLDGNDILGLSPDKRQVNTVFQSYALFPHLSVFENVAFGLRLKNIKGDELRRRVEAVLAETKLSAFASRFPGQLSGGQQQRVAMARAIINRPRVLLLDEPLSALDARLRREMQIELKRLQREMNITFILVTHDQEEALSMSDRVVVMRNGRIAQIGTPREVYEEPNNLYVARFIGDINLLPATVEERIDDRHVRVLLFGQRTSARTEHELAPGSGVQILLRPEDLRLTGDIRAGMPQLAGTIIERSYRGATLDTTIQLDAGPVVRACEFFDEDDPDFDYRIGEKVEVSWVHGWEVVLPDEE; from the coding sequence ATGAACAATCCGGTACTCTCCATTCGTGGTGTCTCCAAGTCGTTCGACGAGCAAATCGCGCTCGCCGAGTTTTCACTGGATGTCGCCCACGGTGAATTCATAACCTTGCTGGGTCCCTCAGGCTGCGGCAAGACCACCCTGCTGCGGCTGATCGCCGGATTCGAATTTCTCGATTGCGGCGCTATCCTGCTCGACGGCAACGACATCCTCGGACTGTCGCCAGATAAACGTCAGGTCAACACCGTCTTTCAGAGCTACGCCCTGTTCCCGCACCTGAGCGTCTTTGAAAATGTGGCCTTCGGCCTGCGGCTGAAAAACATCAAGGGCGATGAGTTACGGCGCCGGGTCGAAGCGGTGCTGGCCGAGACCAAGCTGTCCGCCTTCGCCTCGCGCTTCCCCGGCCAGCTCTCCGGCGGGCAGCAGCAACGGGTGGCCATGGCTCGGGCAATCATCAACCGGCCGCGCGTACTCCTTCTGGACGAACCGTTATCGGCCCTTGACGCCCGACTGCGCAGAGAGATGCAGATCGAATTGAAACGGCTGCAGCGCGAGATGAACATCACCTTCATCCTGGTTACCCACGACCAGGAAGAAGCGCTCTCCATGTCCGACCGGGTGGTGGTCATGCGTAACGGCCGCATCGCTCAGATCGGCACTCCCCGTGAAGTCTACGAAGAACCGAACAATCTCTACGTGGCTCGCTTCATCGGCGACATCAACCTCCTGCCAGCCACGGTCGAGGAACGGATCGACGACCGCCACGTCCGGGTCCTGCTCTTCGGTCAGCGCACCTCGGCCCGCACCGAGCACGAGCTGGCTCCGGGCAGCGGCGTACAAATCCTGCTACGCCCCGAGGACCTGCGTCTGACCGGTGATATCCGTGCCGGCATGCCGCAGCTAGCGGGCACCATTATCGAGCGCAGCTATCGCGGCGCCACCCTCGACACCACCATTCAACTGGACGCCGGACCGGTGGTCCGCGCCTGCGAATTTTTCGACGAGGACGATCCTGACTTCGACTACCGGATCGGCGAAAAGGTCGAAGTCTCCTGGGTTCACGGCTGGGAAGTGGTGCTGCCCGATGAAGAGTAG
- the potB gene encoding spermidine/putrescine ABC transporter permease PotB, translating into MKSRTRSLIIALIGSWLVLFGVLPLLLLVVSSFLGQDPEAFFVLRLSLDAYRQLIDPGYLEVLLRSVRLALITTACCLVIGYPFAWLTARLDRRSRLLVLILLMIPFWTNSLVRTYAIRMVLGTQGLLNTLLLQTGLIDQPIRLLYTDTAVILGLFYLMLPFMILPLYANMEKFDYRLVEAARDLGAGFLATFRRVVWPLTWPGVLAGCIMVFVPTMGLFYVASLLGGARQLLVGNLIHQQFLNARNWPLGSATSVALIIMMTLMLAAYGLVLRKLAKRSHAP; encoded by the coding sequence ATGAAGAGTAGGACGAGAAGCCTGATCATCGCCCTGATCGGCAGCTGGCTCGTGCTCTTCGGGGTCTTGCCCCTGCTGCTGCTCGTCGTCTCCAGTTTTCTCGGCCAGGATCCCGAAGCCTTCTTCGTGCTCCGCCTGTCACTGGACGCCTACCGCCAGTTGATCGATCCCGGCTATCTCGAGGTGCTGCTGCGCTCGGTTCGCCTGGCTCTGATCACCACCGCCTGTTGCCTGGTCATCGGCTATCCTTTCGCTTGGCTGACCGCCCGGCTCGATCGCCGTTCCCGCCTGCTGGTCCTGATCCTGCTGATGATCCCCTTCTGGACCAATTCGCTGGTGCGGACCTACGCCATCCGCATGGTCCTCGGCACCCAGGGACTGCTGAACACCCTGCTCCTGCAGACCGGCCTGATCGATCAGCCAATCAGGCTGCTCTATACCGACACCGCCGTGATTCTCGGGCTCTTCTACCTGATGCTGCCCTTCATGATCCTGCCGCTCTACGCCAACATGGAGAAATTCGACTATCGGCTCGTCGAGGCGGCGCGCGATCTCGGCGCCGGGTTTCTCGCCACCTTCCGTCGTGTCGTCTGGCCGCTCACCTGGCCCGGAGTGCTGGCCGGCTGTATCATGGTTTTCGTGCCCACCATGGGTCTGTTCTACGTCGCCTCGCTTCTTGGCGGCGCCCGCCAGCTGCTGGTCGGCAATCTGATTCATCAGCAATTCCTCAATGCCCGCAACTGGCCACTCGGCTCTGCCACCAGCGTCGCGCTGATCATCATGATGACCCTGATGCTCGCCGCCTACGGATTGGTCCTGCGTAAGCTTGCGAAGAGGAGTCATGCCCCATGA
- a CDS encoding acetyl-CoA C-acetyltransferase produces the protein MKTAVIVSAVRTPLGSFGGTLSTVGATDLGAHVIKETLVRAKVDKEQVDECIMGMVLPCGYGQNPAKQAAIKAGLPQEVEAITVNKVCGSSLKAVMLAAQAIQCGDAEVIVAGGMESMSTAPYYLEKARWGQRMGHGTIKDHMINDGLWDVVNDFHMGMSNEFISQKWQVSREDQDQFAEESYRRALDAIAAGRFRAEIAPVPVAQRKKKEPLLFDTDECPSETSFETLSRMRPAFTEGGVGTAGNASIISDGAAAVLVMSEDKAKQLGCRIMARIGAQASHGIELKYILMAPILAIPKVLKKEGVSSDSIDLFEINEAFSGASTAINRVLELDPKKVNVNGGSVALGHPIGASGARVLTTLLHEMERRDVKRGVASLCLGGGEAVALVVNR, from the coding sequence ATGAAGACAGCGGTCATTGTCAGTGCGGTGCGAACCCCCCTCGGCAGTTTCGGCGGGACCTTGTCAACGGTCGGCGCGACCGACCTCGGCGCGCATGTGATCAAGGAGACCCTGGTCCGAGCGAAGGTGGACAAGGAGCAGGTGGATGAATGCATCATGGGCATGGTACTGCCGTGCGGCTACGGGCAGAACCCGGCGAAACAGGCGGCCATCAAGGCCGGTCTGCCCCAGGAGGTGGAGGCGATAACTGTCAACAAGGTGTGCGGTTCATCGCTGAAAGCGGTGATGCTGGCTGCCCAGGCGATCCAGTGCGGCGATGCCGAGGTGATTGTGGCCGGGGGCATGGAAAGCATGAGCACGGCACCTTACTACCTGGAAAAGGCCCGCTGGGGCCAGCGCATGGGCCATGGCACCATCAAGGATCATATGATCAATGACGGCCTCTGGGACGTGGTCAATGATTTTCATATGGGTATGTCCAACGAGTTCATCAGCCAAAAATGGCAGGTATCCCGTGAAGATCAGGATCAGTTCGCCGAGGAATCCTACCGCCGGGCCCTCGACGCCATCGCCGCCGGCAGGTTTCGGGCGGAAATTGCCCCGGTGCCGGTGGCGCAGCGAAAGAAAAAAGAGCCCCTGTTGTTCGATACCGATGAGTGCCCGTCTGAAACCAGTTTCGAGACGTTGTCCCGGATGCGCCCGGCCTTTACCGAGGGAGGCGTCGGCACCGCCGGCAACGCCTCGATCATCAGCGACGGGGCGGCGGCGGTGCTGGTGATGAGCGAGGACAAGGCGAAGCAGTTGGGATGCCGCATCATGGCTCGCATCGGGGCCCAGGCCTCGCACGGCATCGAACTGAAATACATCCTGATGGCCCCGATCCTGGCGATTCCGAAGGTCCTGAAAAAAGAGGGGGTATCCAGCGACAGCATCGATCTGTTCGAGATCAACGAGGCCTTCAGCGGGGCCTCGACGGCCATCAACCGGGTCTTGGAGCTGGATCCCAAAAAGGTGAACGTCAACGGTGGCAGCGTTGCCCTGGGTCATCCCATCGGCGCCAGCGGCGCCCGCGTCCTGACCACGCTGCTTCATGAGATGGAGCGGCGCGACGTCAAACGAGGGGTGGCGTCGCTGTGCCTTGGCGGCGGAGAGGCCGTGGCGCTGGTTGTCAATCGCTGA
- a CDS encoding extracellular solute-binding protein: MHGKHHLLWRFAILTLCFAVPAGAAEKVYVYNWTEYIPQSVLEQFTKETGIEVVYSTYDSNETMYAKLKLVSGDGYDLAVPSTYYVNKMGREGMLLPLDHTLLPQMQDLDPTLLDRPFDPDNTYSIPYMWGSTGIGINTAEIPADAITSWADLWKPEFKGRLLLQDDMREVFHMALTMKGYSANTRDQKEIETAYQLLRDLMPNVLLFNSDSPRLPYLAGEVSIGMIWNGEAWMAQQENPSISYVYPREGAAFWVDSFVIPKGARNVKNAHAFINFMLRPDVAKACVEENGYATPVLSALPLLDEEVRTSPIIFPDAQIVNNGEFQTDVGEALPIYQQYWERLRTGQ, translated from the coding sequence ATGCACGGTAAACACCATCTGCTCTGGCGGTTCGCCATCCTGACCCTGTGCTTCGCCGTGCCCGCCGGAGCCGCTGAAAAAGTCTACGTCTACAACTGGACCGAATACATCCCGCAATCCGTTCTCGAACAATTCACCAAGGAAACGGGCATCGAGGTGGTCTACTCCACCTACGACAGCAACGAGACCATGTATGCCAAGCTGAAACTGGTCAGCGGCGACGGGTACGATCTGGCGGTACCGTCCACCTATTATGTCAACAAGATGGGCCGCGAAGGGATGCTGCTGCCGCTCGACCATACCCTGCTGCCCCAGATGCAGGACCTCGACCCGACCCTGCTCGATCGGCCCTTCGATCCGGACAACACCTATTCCATCCCCTATATGTGGGGGTCCACCGGTATCGGGATCAACACCGCCGAGATCCCGGCCGATGCCATCACCTCCTGGGCCGATTTATGGAAACCGGAGTTCAAAGGCCGCCTGCTGCTCCAGGACGACATGCGAGAAGTCTTCCACATGGCTTTGACGATGAAAGGCTATTCGGCCAACACCCGTGACCAAAAAGAAATCGAGACCGCCTACCAGCTGCTGCGGGACCTGATGCCCAACGTCCTGCTCTTCAACAGTGATTCGCCCCGCCTGCCTTACCTGGCCGGCGAGGTCAGCATCGGCATGATCTGGAACGGTGAGGCCTGGATGGCGCAACAGGAGAACCCGTCCATCTCCTATGTGTACCCCCGAGAAGGGGCCGCCTTCTGGGTGGACAGCTTCGTTATCCCGAAGGGCGCGCGTAACGTCAAGAATGCCCACGCCTTTATCAACTTCATGTTACGGCCGGACGTGGCCAAGGCCTGTGTAGAGGAAAACGGCTATGCCACCCCGGTCCTCAGCGCCCTGCCCCTGCTCGACGAAGAGGTCCGCACCAGCCCGATCATTTTCCCCGACGCCCAGATCGTCAACAATGGCGAGTTCCAGACCGATGTCGGTGAGGCCCTGCCGATCTATCAGCAATACTGGGAGAGGCTTCGCACCGGCCAGTAA
- a CDS encoding acyl-CoA synthetase — MGMKTLYKEVMDLNMMEDSDRQEAAAKAFFEKLNKMALPEYFNWAQEIFDELHVQERGDKPALIWTDIHSKQVRQFTYKEFAANGNRCLNRLRQAGVDRGDNLYMMVPIVPETWFSTYACVKGGVVNVPTATTMTLREMEFRFRTYPPNAVIAAETFTDMIDEALKLTGSQAKIKIVLGSKPGWVSYEDLASASPEAVGAKTKSNDLLFCFFTSGTTGLPKRVGHTAVSYPVGHLSTAVMAGIRPDDVHHNLSAPGWAKWAWSSFFAPLNVGATGTGFSFTALDGMAYMEALTKHKVSVFCAPPTAWRAFINLDTSGFDFSHLRQSIGAGEPLNPEVISKWQKMTGTEIRDFYGQTESTAMIGNAPWMVGKMRKGSFGHPSFMYDVALVDDSGKEITTSDEPGHIVVRLDRWRAIGLFTEYIGNPEKMAGVFIDNYYYTGDRASIDQDGYWWFVGRSDDVIKSSDYRVGPFEVESALMEHPAVAETAVVGVPDEKRHQLVKAFVILKQGQQPSRELALDMFQHTINILAKFKIPRIIEFVTEVPKTLSGKIRRVELREREVERQKQQGAQPAQEHFYWDFPELSSKKD, encoded by the coding sequence ATGGGTATGAAGACACTCTACAAAGAGGTAATGGACCTGAACATGATGGAGGACAGCGACCGACAGGAGGCTGCCGCCAAAGCCTTTTTCGAAAAACTGAACAAAATGGCCCTACCCGAGTATTTCAACTGGGCCCAGGAGATTTTCGACGAACTCCATGTGCAGGAGCGCGGCGACAAACCGGCACTGATCTGGACCGACATCCACAGCAAGCAGGTGCGACAGTTCACCTATAAGGAATTTGCCGCCAACGGCAATCGCTGTCTCAATCGACTGCGCCAAGCCGGTGTCGATAGAGGAGACAACCTCTACATGATGGTGCCGATCGTCCCCGAGACCTGGTTTTCCACCTACGCCTGCGTCAAAGGCGGCGTCGTCAACGTGCCGACGGCCACCACCATGACCCTGCGAGAAATGGAATTCCGTTTTCGCACCTATCCACCCAATGCGGTGATCGCTGCCGAGACCTTTACCGACATGATCGATGAGGCGCTCAAACTCACCGGTTCGCAGGCGAAGATCAAGATCGTGCTGGGCAGCAAGCCGGGCTGGGTCAGCTACGAGGACCTCGCTTCGGCATCGCCCGAAGCGGTCGGGGCCAAGACCAAGTCAAACGATCTGCTGTTCTGTTTCTTCACCTCCGGGACCACCGGCCTGCCGAAACGGGTCGGCCACACCGCCGTTTCCTATCCGGTCGGCCACCTGTCCACGGCGGTCATGGCCGGTATCCGCCCTGATGATGTCCATCACAACCTGAGCGCACCGGGGTGGGCGAAGTGGGCCTGGAGTTCATTCTTCGCCCCACTCAACGTCGGCGCCACCGGCACCGGATTTTCCTTCACCGCCCTGGATGGCATGGCCTACATGGAGGCCCTGACCAAACACAAGGTTTCGGTCTTCTGCGCCCCGCCCACGGCGTGGCGTGCCTTCATCAACCTCGACACCTCGGGATTCGATTTCTCCCATCTGCGCCAGTCCATCGGCGCCGGCGAACCGCTCAACCCGGAAGTCATCTCCAAATGGCAAAAGATGACCGGTACCGAAATCAGGGATTTCTACGGTCAGACCGAGTCAACGGCGATGATCGGCAACGCCCCGTGGATGGTCGGCAAGATGCGCAAAGGCTCGTTTGGCCACCCGTCGTTCATGTACGACGTCGCCCTGGTCGACGACAGCGGCAAGGAGATCACCACCTCCGACGAGCCGGGCCATATCGTCGTCCGACTCGATCGCTGGCGAGCCATCGGGTTGTTCACCGAATACATCGGTAACCCGGAGAAGATGGCCGGAGTCTTTATCGACAACTACTACTATACCGGTGACCGGGCCAGCATCGATCAGGACGGCTACTGGTGGTTCGTCGGCCGCAGCGACGATGTGATCAAATCCTCGGATTATCGGGTCGGTCCTTTCGAGGTGGAAAGCGCCCTGATGGAGCATCCGGCCGTGGCCGAGACCGCCGTGGTCGGCGTTCCCGACGAGAAACGCCACCAGCTGGTCAAGGCCTTCGTCATCCTCAAACAGGGACAACAACCGTCTCGGGAACTGGCCCTGGACATGTTCCAACACACCATCAACATCCTGGCCAAGTTCAAGATCCCGCGCATCATCGAGTTCGTCACCGAGGTACCGAAGACGCTCAGCGGTAAAATCCGCCGGGTGGAACTGCGGGAACGGGAGGTGGAGCGCCAGAAGCAGCAGGGCGCGCAACCGGCGCAGGAGCATTTCTACTGGGATTTCCCCGAACTGTCATCGAAGAAGGATTAA
- a CDS encoding 3-hydroxybutyryl-CoA dehydrogenase produces the protein MEIKSFGVIGAGQMGSGIAQVAAASGLQVVMSDINSDCTARGVGIIEKNLQRSVDKGKLTDAERQAILGRIKTTTKLADLAEVDYVVEAAVEMEELKFGIFRELDTVCPPGVILATNTSSIPIGRIGAQTGRPEKVIGMHFMNPVPVMKLVEVIRGLRTSDETFSITWELCHRFGKTPAEANDFPGFIANRILMPMINEAIFCLYQGVGKAEDIDTVMKLGMNHPMGPLALADLIGLDTCLAIMETLYDGFKDSKYRPCPLLRKYVEAGWLGRKNGRGFYQY, from the coding sequence ATGGAGATCAAATCGTTCGGGGTTATCGGGGCCGGTCAGATGGGCAGCGGCATCGCCCAGGTGGCCGCGGCCAGCGGGCTGCAGGTGGTGATGAGCGACATCAACAGCGACTGCACCGCCCGAGGGGTCGGCATCATCGAGAAGAACCTGCAGCGCAGTGTCGACAAGGGTAAGCTGACCGATGCTGAACGGCAGGCGATTCTCGGCCGTATCAAGACCACCACGAAGCTGGCCGACCTGGCCGAGGTCGACTACGTGGTTGAGGCCGCCGTGGAAATGGAAGAGCTGAAGTTCGGTATCTTCCGGGAACTCGACACCGTCTGCCCGCCCGGGGTGATCCTGGCCACCAACACCTCGTCCATCCCCATCGGCCGGATCGGCGCCCAGACCGGGCGGCCGGAAAAGGTGATCGGCATGCATTTCATGAACCCGGTGCCGGTCATGAAGCTCGTCGAGGTTATCCGCGGGCTGCGGACTTCGGACGAGACCTTTTCGATCACCTGGGAGCTCTGCCATCGTTTCGGTAAGACACCGGCCGAGGCCAACGATTTCCCCGGCTTCATCGCCAACCGCATCCTCATGCCGATGATCAACGAGGCGATCTTCTGCCTCTACCAGGGGGTCGGCAAGGCGGAGGATATCGATACGGTGATGAAGCTCGGCATGAACCATCCCATGGGACCGCTGGCCCTGGCCGATCTCATTGGACTGGATACCTGCCTGGCCATCATGGAAACCCTCTACGACGGGTTCAAGGATTCCAAATATCGTCCCTGCCCGCTGCTGCGCAAGTATGTGGAGGCCGGGTGGCTGGGACGCAAGAACGGGCGCGGGTTTTACCAGTATTGA